Below is a window of Chryseobacterium arthrosphaerae DNA.
AGCTGCAGGCAAGATATTATAATCTCCTGTTTTGTAAAGCATTTTATCAGAAAGGGAGATCATTACCACACCTTTCAGTACTTTCACCTGTACATCTTCATCAGATACATTATCCAAAGATCTCTTCAGCTTGTTAGACAGGGCAAGGTTCAAACTGTCGTTCTTAGCATTGCTTGAAATCAGTTGCTTGATATAAGAATTGGAAGCATTGATTTCGCCTACCAGTTTATCAATGTTGGCAGAGCTTTTTCCTGTATTGGACAGACATGCATCAAGAGATGATTTCAAAGCATCGTGCTGAGATTTCAATAAGTTATTTTCTCCTGTCAATGCAGAATTCTGAGATTTCAGATCCTGAATTTCCCTTTGTCTTTCGCCGATATTTTCAATACACTGCTTATAGTTTGTGCTCAGCGCATCATATTGCTTCTTGCTTACACAAGATGTCAGCCCCAGTGCCATTGCAGAAACTGCTACAATTTTTAAAATCTTCATAAATAATCTTTTTTAGACCAATCAAAGTTAGGAAAATTCAATTGAATTATATCGGTTATCTTTGCATAAAAGAAATTCTCAACGTATATGTTGAAAAAATCAAGCTTTAGTTATCAGTTAGAAAATCTTGTTCAGCAGCCTGAAAAACACACTTACCTTCTGGCGGTGAGCGGAGGGGCAGACTCTATGGTCCTGGCCTCATTATTCAACGGTTTAAGAAAGACGAAGGGCAATTCAGGATACCGGTTTGAGGTAGCTCATATCAATTACAAACTGCGTGGTAAAGATTCTGATCTGGACCAGAAAGTTGTACAGGATTTTTGTGAGAAAAATCATATAAAGTTTCATTTGTACCAGGTTTCGGAGAAGGATAACAAACCGGAAAATTCCATCCAGCTGTGGGCAAGGGAGCTTCGTTACCGTTTTTTTAAAGAAATTCAGGAAAAAGAAGACCTTAAGTTTCTGGTGACTGCCCATCATCTGAATGACCAGCTGGAAACATTTATCATCAACCTTTCCAAGGCTGCCGGCATCAATGGACTGAGCGGCATTCCTGCCAATGACAATAATATTCTCCGCCCGCTTCTGAGTTTTTCAAAAAAAGAAATCTATCAGTTTGCAGAGCAGAATCATATTGAATTCCGGGAAGATCTTTCCAATAAAAAAAGTGATTATCTGAGAAATAAGATCCGGAATGAAATTGTTCCTGCATTAATGGAGACGAATGATCATTTTCTGGAAAACTTCAAAAAGAGTTCTTCTTACCTGAACCAAACCAAGGATTTTGTACAAAAACAGATTCAGGAAATAGAAAATACGCTGAGTATTTTTAACCCTGAGCATAAAATCTTATCAAAGGAAAAGCTGGATCAGGAAAGTGGTTTCGTAAAGTTTGAAATTTTAAAGAGATACGGGTTCAATCAGGAAGAAGAAATTCCTAAAATTTTTAAAGCGGAAAACAACAGTTCTTTTTTTTCAAAAGAATACCGTTTGATCGTTAACCGTGATGAGCTGATCTTTATTAGTAAGAATGATGAACAGGATACTGACGGGGAAATAGAACTGATTGGTCATTTTGATTTTTCTGAAAACCAAATTAACATCAATCTCGTAGATTATATTGAAAGCATTGACGAAATAAATAAGGATTTTGAATGGCATTTTGCTGCTGAAAAACTTCAATTTCCACTGCGTTTGAGAAAGCAAAAAGAGGGAGATGAGTTTTATCCAGCCGGTTTTTCGGGGAAAAAGAAGATTTCAAAATTTTTCAGGGATGAGAAATTATCTGCATTGGTAAGGGAAAAGACCTGGTTACTATGTGATTCCAGAAACCATATTTTGGGGGTCATCCCTCTTAGGCAGGATCGCAGATACCAGACAGACAGAACGACTCAAAAAAAGATAACTGTAAAGTGGACAGAAAAACAACTAATTTATTAGCTGTTGATGATTTTAAGAAAGACAGCAATATAGCTTTTGGAATTTTATACCAACAGTATTTCGGTTATACTCAAAAATTCATTCTCAAGAATAAAGGCAGTCAGGAAGATGCTGAAGATGTGTTTCAGGATGCATTACTCATTCTTTATCAAAAACTGAATGCTGACGAGTTTAAAGTTCAGACCTGTCTCGGAAATTACATTATCGGAATTGTTAAAAACCTCTGGTTTAAAAAATTAAAGCATAAACATTTTTATATAGAATCTCCTGAGATTTACTTCTTAGAACATCAGCAGGAAATAAGTGCTGCCATTGAGAATGAAAGATATTACTGGGAAAAATTGATGGGTTATATAAAATCCATTTCTTCCCATTGCCAGAATCTGATCCATGACATTTTTATCGAAAATAAAAGTATAGAGGAAATCCAGGACAAATATCAGTATTCCAGCAGGCATAATGCCCAAAACCAAAAGTACAAATGTGTTGAACAGATTAAAAAGGCTAAAAACAATAGTATTTTTTACACCTGATAACCAATACATTACGTAAAACATTCAAATATACGGGTGATTTTTTTATTGTTCAGAGAACATAATAAGAAAAGAAATATATGTTCAAAAAAATGATATTGAGCTTTCTTATAGGAATAGGAATTTCAATGAATGCACAAAGCAAGGGTATCAATTTTCAAAAAATTGATTTGGAAGCCGCAAAAAAAATCGCAGCAAAAGAGAATAAACTGATCTTCATTGATCTGTACACCACCTGGTGCGGGCCTTGTAAGCTCATGGCGAAAAATACTTTCACAGATCCTGAAATTGGAGAAATGTTCAACAAAAATTTTGTGAATATTGCTATAGATGCAGAAAAAGAAGGCCTGAACCTCGCCAAAGAATTTAAAGTAGTCAACTATCCCTCTTTCCTATTCCTGGATCCAAAAGGGAAACTCGTTCAATATGATTTTGGATATTATAATCCTGAACAGTTTTTAGGAGTAGGAGCATCGGTTTTGAAAAAAAAAGCGCCCCAATCCGGCAAAAACCTAGACCAGGTAAAAGGCAGAATGATAGGAGATAAAATTGATAACTTCACGGCGAAAGATCACCTGGGCAATACATTTTCTTCATCAGAAAAAAACAAAAAACTGGTTATAGTATTTATTCGTGGACAATGGTGCCCTTATTGTAACAAATACATTGAAACTTTACAAAATCTGGCTCCTGAACTGAAATCGAAGAATGCACAGCTTGTTATTATTTCTCCTGAAAAACCGGAATTTATAGAAAAGACACTTAGCAAAACAAAGACAGATTATACCGTTTTATATGATGAGGGATATAAAATTGCTGAAGCATTCGATGTTCTTTATACCCCCGACAGTGAAACACTTAATTTCTACAACTCGAAATTAAAGGACGATTTCGCTAACAGCAGATCAGATCATTCGGGAAGACTTCCTGTATCAGCCACTTTCATCATTAATGAAGGTAAAGAAATTACGTGGAGACATTTTGATACAGATTATAAAAAGAGAGCATCTGTAGAGGATATTATAAAAAATCTGAATTGATTTTTTCAGAAGTTTTTACATGGTCAACGCTGTAAATCAGAAAAATTGACCCAATCAATAATCCTCTTGAATGATAGAATAAGTTACACTTCTATTGTTATTAAGACAAAAGTCGGAATATTTAAACCTCAGGCTTAAAAAAGAAAGTTCCCAAGTTTTTTAGGGACGAAAAATTATCTATTTTAGCGAGGCAAAAATCTGGACAGACAGTACAGAAGATATGCAAAAGATGAGAAGACAAAATGGAGTCTCAAAATTTTTAATGAAATGAACAATGAAATTTAGAAATTGGTTTTTATTAATTCTGCTATTTTTGGCAACGGGAATTAACGCACAGATCAAAAATCCCGTAAAGTTTAAATTTACCATCAACGATCTTGGCAACAACCAGTACGAAGCGGTGTTGAATGCAACGATGGAAAGCGGCTGGCATATTTATTCAAAAGACCTGCCGGAAGACACAGGAATCCCAACCGAATACAAAGTAACAGGAAAAAATATCGAGCTGATCGGGAAGTTTACTGAAACAGGGAAAAAACACGAAGAGTTTTCTGAAGCTTTCGGGGGAACGATTGTCTACTATTCCAATTCGGCCGGATTTAAGCAGAAATTCAAATTAAAAGATCCTGCAAAACCGGCGGATGTTACTTCTGAGATCACTTATCAGACGTGTGACGACAGGGTTTGTCTGGCTCCCAATACGTTAGAGTTCAATCAGAAGGTGACCCCGAAAGGAGCAACGGAAGAAGCGGTCACGGAAGAAAACGCAGAACCTGCAAAAGATTCTGTAAAAGCAGTTGAAACTGTAACTGAGAATCCTGAAAAACAGGAGGTTACCATTTCTGAAGGTCCAAAACTTGATCCTAAACAGCTGAAAATTGAAACGATTGATTTCAAAAATCCGTTAACGGATTGTGGTACGGCTTCAGAAAAGGTGGATGAAAATTACTGGACTTACCTGTTCTTAGGTTTTATCGGGGGATTAATTGCTTTGCTTACGCCATGTGTTTTCCCGATGATCCCGCTGACGGTTTCATTCTTCACCAAGGGAAGCAAAAATAAGGCGAAAGGGAAAAGGGATGCGCTTATCTACGGGTTTTTCATCCTGCTGATCTTTGTGTTATTGAGTATTCCTTTCCACGTTATCGACGGAATTGCAGGGAATATATTCAATGAGATTTCTACAAGTGTATGGCTTAATATTGCCTTCTTTATTATATTCATCTTTTTTGCCGGAAGTTTCTTCGGGTATTATGATATTACTTTACCGAGTTCTATTGCCAACAAATCTTCAAAGGCGGAAGAGGCCGGAGGTATCATCGGTATTTTCTTTATGGCACTCACGCTGGTTATTGTTTCTTTCTCCTGTACAGGTCCTATTTTAGGAAGTTTATTGGGAAGTGCGGTAACGGGCTCCACGAATGTACCAATGTTATTGACATTTGCATTAGCAGGATTCGGGCTGGCATGGGCAATTGTTTTCGGATTGCTGGCTTTATTCCCGCAGGCATTGCAGAGTCTTCCGAAATCAGGTGGATGGATGAATACGGTGAAGGTTGTTTTAGGTTTCGTAGAACTGGCTCTGGCTTTAAAGTTCTTATCGAAAGCTGATCTTGTTTCTAAAACATTCTTGTTAAAAAGAGAGCTTTTCATCGGAATATGGATCGTTATCGCATTAGGGCTGGCTTTATATTTATTTGGGCTGATCAGGTTCCCGCATGATGATAAAAAGCCTAAGATTTCTATTACAAGAAAGGTTTTAGGGGCGCTGGGTATTGGTTTTGTGATTTACCTGGTTCAGGGGTTAATTCCTTCTGAGCGTCCGAAACTGCAGCTTTTAAGCGGAATTTTACCTCCACTGAATGTAAGTTATTTCCATGATGAAAAGGATGGAATTTTAGGAATGCAT
It encodes the following:
- a CDS encoding OmpA family protein; translation: MKILKIVAVSAMALGLTSCVSKKQYDALSTNYKQCIENIGERQREIQDLKSQNSALTGENNLLKSQHDALKSSLDACLSNTGKSSANIDKLVGEINASNSYIKQLISSNAKNDSLNLALSNKLKRSLDNVSDEDVQVKVLKGVVMISLSDKMLYKTGDYNILPAAQEVLGKVAKVINDYDKYSVLIEGNTDNAPLNSANLPRDNWDLSALRGTSVAKVLQTQFGVDPARITAGGRSEYNPKATNMSVSGRAENRRTEIIIMPKLDEFMKLMDIAPKK
- the tilS gene encoding tRNA lysidine(34) synthetase TilS produces the protein MLKKSSFSYQLENLVQQPEKHTYLLAVSGGADSMVLASLFNGLRKTKGNSGYRFEVAHINYKLRGKDSDLDQKVVQDFCEKNHIKFHLYQVSEKDNKPENSIQLWARELRYRFFKEIQEKEDLKFLVTAHHLNDQLETFIINLSKAAGINGLSGIPANDNNILRPLLSFSKKEIYQFAEQNHIEFREDLSNKKSDYLRNKIRNEIVPALMETNDHFLENFKKSSSYLNQTKDFVQKQIQEIENTLSIFNPEHKILSKEKLDQESGFVKFEILKRYGFNQEEEIPKIFKAENNSSFFSKEYRLIVNRDELIFISKNDEQDTDGEIELIGHFDFSENQININLVDYIESIDEINKDFEWHFAAEKLQFPLRLRKQKEGDEFYPAGFSGKKKISKFFRDEKLSALVREKTWLLCDSRNHILGVIPLRQDRRYQTDRTTQKKITVKWTEKQLIY
- a CDS encoding RNA polymerase sigma factor: MDRKTTNLLAVDDFKKDSNIAFGILYQQYFGYTQKFILKNKGSQEDAEDVFQDALLILYQKLNADEFKVQTCLGNYIIGIVKNLWFKKLKHKHFYIESPEIYFLEHQQEISAAIENERYYWEKLMGYIKSISSHCQNLIHDIFIENKSIEEIQDKYQYSSRHNAQNQKYKCVEQIKKAKNNSIFYT
- a CDS encoding redoxin domain-containing protein, with amino-acid sequence MILSFLIGIGISMNAQSKGINFQKIDLEAAKKIAAKENKLIFIDLYTTWCGPCKLMAKNTFTDPEIGEMFNKNFVNIAIDAEKEGLNLAKEFKVVNYPSFLFLDPKGKLVQYDFGYYNPEQFLGVGASVLKKKAPQSGKNLDQVKGRMIGDKIDNFTAKDHLGNTFSSSEKNKKLVIVFIRGQWCPYCNKYIETLQNLAPELKSKNAQLVIISPEKPEFIEKTLSKTKTDYTVLYDEGYKIAEAFDVLYTPDSETLNFYNSKLKDDFANSRSDHSGRLPVSATFIINEGKEITWRHFDTDYKKRASVEDIIKNLN
- a CDS encoding protein-disulfide reductase DsbD family protein, encoding MKFRNWFLLILLFLATGINAQIKNPVKFKFTINDLGNNQYEAVLNATMESGWHIYSKDLPEDTGIPTEYKVTGKNIELIGKFTETGKKHEEFSEAFGGTIVYYSNSAGFKQKFKLKDPAKPADVTSEITYQTCDDRVCLAPNTLEFNQKVTPKGATEEAVTEENAEPAKDSVKAVETVTENPEKQEVTISEGPKLDPKQLKIETIDFKNPLTDCGTASEKVDENYWTYLFLGFIGGLIALLTPCVFPMIPLTVSFFTKGSKNKAKGKRDALIYGFFILLIFVLLSIPFHVIDGIAGNIFNEISTSVWLNIAFFIIFIFFAGSFFGYYDITLPSSIANKSSKAEEAGGIIGIFFMALTLVIVSFSCTGPILGSLLGSAVTGSTNVPMLLTFALAGFGLAWAIVFGLLALFPQALQSLPKSGGWMNTVKVVLGFVELALALKFLSKADLVSKTFLLKRELFIGIWIVIALGLALYLFGLIRFPHDDKKPKISITRKVLGALGIGFVIYLVQGLIPSERPKLQLLSGILPPLNVSYFHDEKDGILGMHPEHDFFKAVEIAKKENKPILIDFTGYGCENCRKMEEFVWSEADILPILQNDVVLASLYVDDKEELPEDQKTKIDLGDGQVKKVKTIGDRWSLFQQVNFNNNSQPHYVLITPEGKVINTPVSGYMPKEDFKKFLECGVNFYKKSK